One window from the genome of bacterium BMS3Abin14 encodes:
- the lolE_1 gene encoding lipoprotein-releasing system transmembrane protein LolE, protein MSLSFEAMVAFRHLRSRRRNTLVSTITAVSILGIALGVGTLIVVTSVMSGYTGSMLDMILSTTSHILIEGNGAGIGEYKGIIRRVMKNPHAVAASPYVLGQALLKTKGGTVGIAVKGVDPGREANVTGTVGEMAQGRFGDLEGKAVFVGKDLADEKGLKVGDAVTLISPSQVASPFGMIPVMSRFTVAGLFETGMYDYDTGVVLINLRSAQSFFDMGNLVTGVAVKVDDVRKAPQIARDLQGALGYSFWVRDWKSMNRNLFAALRIQKFTLFVILLLIVLVAAFNIVGTLIMVVMEKGREIAILIAMGASRKSIGRIFRMEGLLIGTAGTLLGIAAGTGLCWALARYKFIDLPRSVYYLSTLPVRVRLVEVLIIGGCAMVISYLSTVYPAWRASRLHPAEILRYE, encoded by the coding sequence GTGAGCCTCTCTTTCGAGGCAATGGTTGCCTTTCGCCACCTGAGATCCCGCAGGCGCAATACGCTGGTGTCCACAATTACCGCTGTTTCCATCCTGGGTATCGCCCTGGGCGTGGGGACCTTGATTGTCGTGACGTCCGTAATGTCCGGATATACCGGATCAATGCTGGACATGATCTTGAGTACAACCTCCCATATTCTTATCGAGGGCAACGGCGCAGGAATCGGAGAATATAAGGGTATCATCAGAAGGGTAATGAAAAACCCGCATGCCGTTGCCGCGTCTCCCTATGTCCTCGGACAAGCTCTTCTCAAGACGAAGGGGGGGACCGTAGGAATAGCGGTGAAAGGGGTGGACCCGGGGCGCGAAGCCAATGTTACCGGGACCGTGGGGGAGATGGCACAGGGACGGTTCGGGGATCTGGAGGGCAAGGCCGTATTTGTGGGAAAGGACCTGGCCGACGAGAAAGGCCTGAAGGTTGGAGATGCGGTAACCCTTATATCCCCGTCCCAGGTTGCCTCGCCGTTCGGAATGATCCCGGTCATGAGCCGTTTTACCGTTGCCGGCCTGTTTGAAACAGGCATGTACGATTACGATACGGGAGTGGTTCTGATCAACCTGAGGTCCGCTCAGTCTTTCTTCGATATGGGTAATCTGGTTACAGGAGTCGCCGTGAAGGTCGACGATGTCCGGAAGGCTCCCCAAATTGCCCGGGACCTTCAGGGGGCGCTGGGATATTCCTTCTGGGTTCGAGATTGGAAAAGCATGAACCGAAACCTCTTTGCCGCTCTCAGGATACAGAAGTTCACGCTCTTCGTTATCCTTCTTCTCATTGTCCTGGTGGCGGCTTTTAATATTGTTGGGACCCTGATCATGGTGGTCATGGAAAAGGGAAGGGAGATAGCTATTCTCATCGCCATGGGGGCCAGCCGGAAGTCCATCGGCAGGATATTCCGCATGGAGGGGCTGCTCATCGGGACTGCCGGCACCCTCCTGGGGATCGCTGCCGGAACCGGCCTGTGTTGGGCGCTGGCCCGCTACAAATTTATAGATCTTCCGAGAAGCGTCTATTACCTGAGCACCCTGCCTGTCAGAGTTCGCTTGGTGGAGGTCCTGATCATCGGTGGATGCGCCATGGTTATCAGCTATCTGTCCACGGTTTACCCGGCCTGGCGGGCGTCGCGGTTGCACCCGGCGGAGATCCTCAGATACGAGTGA